The following nucleotide sequence is from Nesterenkonia xinjiangensis.
TCCGTGGGCGCCTGGCTGCGTTCACTCGGAGCGGTGAGCCCACCGGAGCAGGTGGTGATCCACCAGGGCCGCCATGTGGGCCGGCCGAGCGTGCTGCTCGGGCACGTGCCGGAGGCCGGCGGCATCACGGTCACCGGTACCGCGACGCTGATCCGCTGAACTGCTGAACCCGAAGAGCGCGAAGGACGCAGCTGGAGCCGGGCTCAGCGGCGGAGGTCCGGCGGGGTCGACCACCGCGGGCCGTACCCGCGCACCACCGCGTGGCGGGCGGCGCCTCGCACGTCCTCCTCGGTCTCTGAGAAGTCGGTGATGATCTCCGCGTCGCCTTCCCCTGAGCCCTCGGACTCCGGGGTCACCAGCTCCAGATCCAGCCAGGAGCCGGACTCACTCACCAGCGCGGGCTCGGCCAGGTTCCGCCCCCACTCGACCACGGTGACCGACTCTCGCAGGGTGGCGGCGATGTCGAGGTCCTCGAAGCCGGCGGCGTCGGTGCGGTAGGCGTCCACGTGGACGAGATCGACGTCGGCAGGCCCTGCCCCGCGGTGGATCCGGCTCAGCACGAACGTCGGCGAGCTGATCTGCCCCTCCACTCCGAGTCCGGCGGCCAACGACTGGGTGAAGGTCGTCTTGCCCGCGCCGAGCCCTCCGGTGAGGATCAGCAGATCCCCGGCTCGCAGGCTCTTCGCGAGGACTCGTCCCAGCGCGGCGGTGTCGTCCAGGTCCTGCAGCTCGAGCCGACGTGTCCAGGCCTCTCCCGGAACCGGCGCGGGAACCCCATCCGCACCCCCGGGCGCGGCGCCGCTCATGGACTGTCCTCCTCCAGGCTCCCGGCACCGGGCAGCCCGACGACGGCGTCAGCCGTCCTGCCGGCCTTGGCCTGACCCGGTTCCGCCGCGGAGGCGGGCCCGGAAGAGTCGGCCACCAGTCGGGGCACACGCCCGCCGATGCGGGTGATGATCTCGTAGTTGATGGTCTGTGCCGCCCGCCCCCAGTCGGCGGCGGAGATCCCGGAGTCCCCGCCGAAGAGGACCACCTCGTCGCCCACCTGCACCTCGGTGTCCGGGTCACCCAGGTCCACCACGAACTGGTCCATGGCGACCCGCCCCACCGATTGATAGGTCCGCCCGGAGATCTGCACCGGGGCGTGCACCGCGATCCTCGGCACTCCGTCGCCGTAGCCCAGCGGGATCAGCGCCAAGGCGGTGGGGCGGTCCACCCGGTGGGTCAGCCCGTAGCTGATGCCCTGCCCGGAGGGCACACGTTTGACGTTGGCGACCCTGGTGCGCAGCTCCATGGCCGGGCGCAGTCCCAGGTCCTCGGCGGTGCGGTCCGCGAAGGGACTCTGCCCGTAGACGCCGACGCCCACTCGCACCATGTCGAAGTGCGCGTCGGGGCGGGAGAACGCGGCCGGGGTGTTGGCCACATGGCGCAGCGAGACGCTCAGGCCCGCCTCCTCGGCGACCTTCAGCGCCGCCTGGTAGACCTCCAGCTGCTCGTCAGTCTCCCGCCGGTCGGGCTCATCGGCCACCGCCAGGTGGGTGAAGATCCCCACCACGGACAACAGCCCGCGATCCTGATGCTCGGCGGCGCGGGCCACCAGCTCCGGCCACTCGGCCACGGTGCACCCGTTGCGGCCGAGCCCGGTGTCGATCTTCAGGTGCACATGGGCCGGGGTCTGCAGCGCCGACGCCGCGGCGGCGACCTCCTCGAGCTCCCAGCCGGAGATGCCGATGTCGATGTTCTGGGTGATCGCCTCGGCGAAATCGGTCTGCGAGGTGTGCAGCCAGGCCAGCACCGGGACCTCGATCCCGGCCTCACGCAGCGCCAGCGCCTCGGTGACATGGGCGACGCCGATCCAGTCGGCACCTGCCTCGACGGCGGCCCGCGCCGCGGTCACCGCGCCGTGGCCGTAGCCGTCGGCCTTGACTGCCACCATGAGTTTGGCGGGGCTGACATAGGAGGCGATGGTCTCCACATTGTGACGGATGGCGGCGGGATCGATGATCGCCGCGCGTTCGAAGCCGTCGGGAAGACCCCGCAGCGGTGCGGGCACGCGACCATGCGTGCCGGGGGTGGACATCATGACATCCACTCTACGCGGAGCCGGTGACCTGACCGGGGCGCTCAGCGCATCTTGTCGGACAGCCAGCTTCCCCAGCCGACGGCGGCACCCAGCAGCAGGATCCAGGCCACCTGCAGCACCGGGCTCAGGGGCGCCCAGAGCAGGGCGAAGGTCACCACCGCACCCACTCCGGCCGCAGCGACGCCGGCGGTGACGGCGGTGCCCATCGGAGTGGTCGCCGACATCCACCGGGAGAGCATCCCCAGTCCGGCCCCGAGGAGCCCCGCGACCAGGCTGATCGGGGTCAGCAGCCGCAGATAGGCGGCCATCGCCAGCAGCGTCTCGTCTCCGGCGATGAACCCGGTCATCAGGTCCACCGGCACGGCCACGATGACGATGAGCGCGACGGCGGTCAGCGAGCCGAGGACGCAGAAGATCAGGCGGGCGATCGGCCGCACGGGCGGGACGGTGGAAGTCATGGCAGGTTCATCCTCGCAGATAATGGCCCGCGTCAGCGGGTCGGTCCGACGGCCGAGAGCAGCTCCCCGGCGCCGAAGGCCCCACAGGCGTAGGGGTCGAGTCGTTTGGCCGCCTCGGCGTGCAGCCGCACGCCCAGCGCCGCCGTGCGCCACATCGGGGCCGTGGGATCCACTGCGGCGAGGGCCCCGATGATGCCGGTGAGCACGTCGCCGGAGCCGGCGGTGGCCAGGCCCGGGGCGTGGACCCGATGCACCACGGTCGGTCCACCGGGTGCGGCGATCACCGTGGAGGGCCCCTTCAGCAGCACGGTCACGTTGAGCCGGGAGGCCAGCTGCTCCACCGCACTGGCCGGGTCCCGGTCCAGCACCTCGACGAGCTCCTCGTGGCCGGTGTTGACCATGACCCGGCGGAGCTCCCCGGCGTGCGGTGTCAGCAGCACGTTGGGACCCAGGTCCTCGTCGGCGAAGTACTCCTCGTCCAGGTTCGCCAGGGCCGAGGCGTCGATCACGCAGGGGTGCTCCTTGCCCGCCCATTCCACCGCGCGGCCCATCGCCGCGATCTGGAAGACGTCGCGGGAAATGCCCGGGCCGATCGCCGTCGCGGAGGCACGCTCCAGCACTGCAGCGGACTTCCCGGAGGTGGTGACCACCTCCGGCATCATGATGCTCAGCCGTTCCCGGACCTCTTCGGGCGCCTGCAGGGTGACCATGCCGACCCCCGAGGTCACCGCCGCCGTGGCGGTCAGCTGCGCGGCTCCGGGGTACTGCACGGAGCCGGCGATCACATGCAGCACGCCGCGGGAGTACTTGTGGTCCCGCGGGGAGACCCGGGGCCGGGAGAGCGGCTCGGGGGCGTCCGGGGCGTCGGGGGTGGTGGCGCGCAGCCGTTCGTCGCCCACCAGCCAGCGGGCAGGGGTGGGCAGGTGCTCGCCCAGGCCGATGTCGACGGCGCGGATCTGTCCGGCGGCATGGGAGCCCTCCCCCAGCGCAAGCCCTGACTTGATCCCGCCGAAGGTGACGGTCATGTCCGCATCGATTACGTCACCGGCCACCGCGCCGGTCTCCACGTCCACTCCGGAGGGGATGTCGCAGGCGATCACCTGGGTGGACTCGTCGGCGAGGACCTCCCCGAGCCCGGGGATGTGCGGCATCTCGAAGCCCACCCGGGAGCCGGTGCCGATGATCGCGTCGATCAGCGCATCGGTCCCAGTGTCGACGACGTCCACGAGCTTCCCGCCGGCGGCCAGGAACGTCGCCAGTCCGGCCTCATGGGCACGGTCGCGCATCAGCACCGCATGCGTCTCCACCCCGCGGCGCCGCAGCATCGCCAGGGCGTAGAGGCCGTCACCGCCGTTGTTGCCGGAGCCGATGAGCCCGGTGACCTTGGCCCCGTACACGGAGCCGCGGACGGAGCGCAGACGCTCCAGCACCACCTGGGCGAGCCCGTAGGCGGCTCGGCGCATCAACGTCTCGCGGTGTCCTGCCTCCAGCAGCGGAGCCTCCGCCTCGCGGATCTGTCGTCCGGAGTAGAGCGGGATCAGCGGAATCCGTGCGGGTGCACCCATGGGTCAGCCCTTCCCCTCGGCCACTACCATGGCGGTGGCGACGTCGCCGTCGTGGGACAGCGAGAGGTGCCAGCGCACGACGCCGCGCGCCCGCGCGACCTCAGCGACTGTTCCGGTGACCTCCACCTGGGGGGCACCGCGGGAGTCGAGCACCACCTGGCAGTCCTGCCAGTTCATCCCGGCAGGGGCGCCCAGGGCCTTGGCCACCGCCTCCTTGGCGGCGAAACGGGCTGCCAGCGAGCGCACCGTCAGCGGGCGCTCCGCCGGGACGAAGAGCCGCTCCCGCAGGGCGGGAGCCTTCTTCAGCTGCTGGGTGAAGCGCGTGACGAGCACGACGTCCACACCGATCCCGACGATCACGGCAGGTCCTCCTTCAGCGGGTGTTCGGGGCGAGGACCGCCGCGCCCGGCTCGCACCGGACACAGCGGCTCATTCGACGGTGACGGACTTGGCGAGGTTGCGCGGCTGGTCGACGTCGAACCCCTTCTCCGAGGCCAGCGCGCAGGCGAAGATCTGCAGCGGGACAGTGGTCAGCAGCGGCATCAGCAGCGGCTGCGTCTCCGGGACGCGGAACACCGACTCGGAGAACTGCCGCACCGAGTCGTCGCCCTCTTCGGCCACGGTGATGGTCTTCGCACCCCGGGCGCGGACCTCCTGGATGTTGGAGACCACCTTGGAGTGCAGCGAGTCGCGGCCGCGCGGGGACGGGACCACCACGAAGACCGGCTGGCCCTCGTCGATCAGCGCGATGGGGCCGTGCTTGAGCTCACCGGCGGCGAAGCCCTCGGCGTGGATGTAGGCCAGCTCCTTGAGCTTGAGCGCACCCTCCATGGCCACGGGATAGCCGACGTGGCGTCCCAGGAAGAGCACCGAGGGGGTGTCCTTCATGTCCCGGGCGAGCTGCTTGATCTGCTCGGAGCCGTCCAGGATCGTCTGGATCTTGCCGGGGATCTTGTGCAGGTCGGCCAGGATGTCGGAGATCTGGCCCTGGAACAGCTGACCGCGCAGCTGGGCGAGGTAGAGGCCCAGCAGGTAGGCCGCGGCGATCATCGCCAGGAAGGCCTTGGTGGAGGCCACCGCGATCTCCGGGCCGGCATGCAGGTAGAGCACGGCGTCGGACTCGCGGGGGATGGTCGCCCCGTTGGTGTTGCAGATGGACAGCGTGCGGGCGCCCTGCTCCTTGGCATAGCGGACCGCCATCAGGGTGTCCATGGTCTCCCCGGACTGGGAGATGGAGACCACCAGCGTGGTCTCGTCGATGATCGGGTCCCGGTAGCGGAACTCGTGGGCCAGCTCCACCTCCACGGGGATGCGGCACCAGTGCTCGATCGCGTACTTGGCCACGGTGCCGGCGTAGGCGGCCGTGCCGCAGGCCAGCACGATGATCTTCTGGACGTCCTTGAGCTCCTGCGGATCGATGCGCAGCTCGTCCAGGGTGAGACGGCCCTCGGCGTCGGTGCGGCCCAGCAGGGTGTCCTCGACCGCCTTGGGCTGCTCGTTGATCTCCTTCTCCATGAAGGTGTCGTAGCCGCCCTTCTCCGCGGCGGCGGCGTCCCAGTCCACGCGGAACCGCTTGCCCTCGGCCGGTGTGCCGTCGAAGCCGATGATGGCGACCGCGTCGGAGGTGATGGTGACGATCTGGTCCTGCTCGAGCTCCACGGCGTCGCGGGTGAAGTCGATGAAGCCGGAGACGTCGGAGCCCAGGAAGTTCTCTCCCTCGCCCAGGCCGACCACCAGCGGCGAGTTGCGGCGGGCGGCGACCACCCGGTCCGGCTGGTCGGCGTGCACCGCCAGCAGGGTGAAGGCGCCGTCGAGCTCCTGGCAGGCCAGGCGCATGGCCTCGGTGAGGTCACCGGCGGCGTCGCCTGCGAAGTGCCGGCCGATCAGCTGGGCGGCCACCTCGGTGTCGGTCTGCGAGTCGAAGGTGCATCCGTCGGCGAGGAGGCGCTCCTTGAGCTCGGCGAAGTTCTCGATGATGCCGTTGTGGATGACGGCGAGCCTGCCCTCGTCCCCCAGGTGCGGGTGGGCGTTCTGATCAGTGGGGCCGCCGTGGGTGGCCCAACGGGTGTGCCCGATGCCCAGGGTCGCAGGCGTGAGCGGCGCGGTCTCGATCTCCGTGACGAGGTTGGCCAGCTTGCCGGCCTTCTTGCGCGCCTCGACGGCTCCCCCGGCGATGGTCGCGACGCCGGCGGAGTCGTACCCGCGGTACTCCAGGCGGCGAAGCCCCTCGAGGAGCACGTCGAGTGCGTTGTGTCCAGCAGTCTTCTCAGGCAGGCCGATGTAGCCGACGATTCCACACATGCGACATAGCGTATCGTGTTCACGTGTCACCGCACTCTGATGAGCATCCGCGCCCCGCGGCTCCGATCCCGACCGAGCCGCATCCCACAGGCCCTCTTCCGGCCGAGGTCGCGGGCACGGCTCCGTGGGCGGGATCACCCCCGATGGCTGCGGACTCCTCTGACCACTATTCGCCCTTCGTGGAGTTGGACCGCCGGGCCTGGTCGCGGCTGGCCGACACGATCGAGCAGCCGCTGAACCAGGAGGACGTCGACCGGCTGCGCGGCATCGGCGAGCACCTCTCGCTGGACGAGGTGGCCCAGATCTATCTGCCGCTCTCCCGCCTGCTGTCCATCTATGTGGAGTCGGCCGCCCACCTGCGCGCGGCCACCAACGACTTCCTGGGAGGCAACGCCCGGCGCACCCCGTTCGTCATCGGCGTGGCCGGATCGGTGGCCGTCGGGAAGTCCACGACCGCCCGCGTGCTCCAGGAGATGCTGCGCCGCTGGCCCTCGACCCCGCGGGTGGAGCTGGTCACCACCGACGGCTTCCTCTATCCCAACGCGGAGCTGCGCCGCCGGGGCCTCATGGAGCGCAAGGGGTTCCCGGAGGCCTATGACCGGCGCAAGCTGCTGCGCATGGTCTCCGAGGTGAAGTCCGGCAAGCCCGAGGTGCGCGCCCCGTGGTACTCGCACCTCTACTACGACATCGTCCCGGACAGGGAGGTCGTGATCCGGCGCCCCGACGTGCTGATCGTGGAGGGACTGAACGTGCTGCAGCCCGCCCGGGTCCGCGCCGACGGCACCACCGGGCTCGCGCTGAGCGACTTCTTCGACTTCTCCATCTACGTGGATGCCAAGCCGCGCCACATCGAGCAGTGGTATGTGGACCGGTTCATGCGCTGGCGCACCGGCGCCTTCGCGAACCCGGAGAGCTTCTTCCACCAGTACTCCTTCCTCTCCGACGAGGAGGCGGTGCAGCGCGCCACCGACATCTGGCACCGGATCAACGGCCCGAACCTGCGGGAGAACATCCAGCCCACCCGGTCCCGTGCCCGGCTGGTGATGAGCAAGGACAGCGACCATTCCGTCTCCCGCGTCCTGCTGAGAAAGGTGTGACTCGGTCCCCGTGAGCCCCAGCTCTCCGACATCTCCGCCATCCGCCCGGCAGCCCACCGGCTCCACCGCAGGTTCCGGACGCCGACGTCGCCCTTCCGCCGCGGTGATCCGCCGACGTCGACTCCTGGTGGTGGCGCTGCTGCTGGTGCTGCTCGCCGGGCTCGGCTGGGGCGGCGCACGGCTGGTCGACACGTTCAGCGGAGCAGACCGGGAGCCGGCCTCCGAGCAGGCGGCCGAACAGACGGCCGAGCAGGGAGCCGAGCAGGATACCGACGACGGCGAGTCCGAGGCCGCGCCTGCCACGGACGCCGATGCTGACACTGACACTGGCGCTGACACTGGCGCTGACGCCGACACGGACGCCTCGGGAGGCTCTGAGCCTTCCACCCGGCGGACCGACACCCAGTCCCCCGAGGAGTACTATCCCCGGGTCAGCGACGCGTCCTTCGATCCGGACTCCATCCACGTGCTGGTCAATCGCCTCAATCCGTTGGAGCCGCTGGACTACCAGCCTGATGATCTGGTCACCCCGGAGGTGCGCTCCGTGCGCGACGGCATGCTGCTACGTGAGGAGCCCTCTGAGGCGCTGGTGGAGCTGTTCGAGGCCTCGGACGCCGAAGGGCTGCTGCTCACCCTGACCAGCGCCTACCGATCCCACGGCTATCAGCAGACGCTCTATGACGCGCGCGCCGCCGAGATGGGCGTGGAGGGCGCCGACGAATACACCGCCCGTCCCGGCCATTCGGAGCACCAGACCGGGCTCGCCGCCGATGTGATCGCCTATGACAACGCTTCGTGCGGGCTCGGCGCCTGCTTCGGGGACACCGCCGAGGGCATCTGGCTGGCAGAGAATGCCCACCGGTTCGGGTTCATCATCCGCTACCAGGAGGGCAGCGAGGACATCACCGGCTACGCCTACGAGCCCTGGCATCTTCGCTACGTCGGGGTGGAGACTGCGGAGGCCGTCCACGAGGAGGCGGTGACCCTGGAGGAGTTCTGGGACGAGCCGCCCGCTCCGGAGTATCCCTCGGACGAGGCGGAGGACTGAGCGCCCACCGCGGCTCGGTGCAGCCTCTGCGCGCTGATGATGTTCTGCGTCACACTCGGCGCGATCAGGTCTGCCCCCGGAAGACAGTCCTGACCTGTCGTGCTTAGAATCAGGCCATGATCAAGGGATTCAAAGAGTTCATCCTGCAGGGCAACGTCGTGGACCTCGCCGTCGCCGTCGTCATCGGGACGGCCTTCGCCGCCGTCGTCAACGCGCTGGTGGAGCACGTGCTCATGCCGCTGATCTCCGCGCTCGTGGGAGCTCCGGACTTCGACAGCTTCGCGGTGGTCTCGCTGAACGGGAACGACATCCTCTTCGGCGTGCTGCTGACCCAGCTGATCAACTTCCTGCTCATCGCCGCGGCCATCTACGTGGTGGTCGTGGTCCCGATGAACAAGATCATCGAGGCCCGCAAGCGCCGCCTGGGCCTCGATGACGCCGAGGACGTCGAGGCGGACGTGCAGCTGCTCACCGAGATCCGCGACCTGCTCCAGGCCCAGCAGGCGTCCCGCTGATCCTCGCAGCACCGCGGGGTGCCGGGAACTAGAGCGCCAGCTCGGAGCGGACGACGGCCGCCAGGGTCTCGGACTCCTCGCGGGCGATCTCCGCGGTGGAGGCCTCCACCATCACCCGCACCACCGGTTCGGTCCCGGAGGGACGCAGCAGCACGCGTCCCGCCTCCCCCAGGCGACCTTCGGTCTCCGCGACGGCGGCGAGGACGGCGTCATGGGTCTTCACGCGGGCCTTGTCCACCCCGGAGACGTTGACCAGCACCTGAGGGAGCCGCTCCATGGCCTCCTCCGTGAGCTGGTGGAGGGACTTGCCGGTGGCCGCCACCCGGGCGGCCAGCTGCAGTCCGGTGAGCACGCCGTCGCCCGTGGT
It contains:
- the mscL gene encoding large conductance mechanosensitive channel protein MscL, producing MIKGFKEFILQGNVVDLAVAVVIGTAFAAVVNALVEHVLMPLISALVGAPDFDSFAVVSLNGNDILFGVLLTQLINFLLIAAAIYVVVVVPMNKIIEARKRRLGLDDAEDVEADVQLLTEIRDLLQAQQASR
- a CDS encoding NAD(P)H-hydrate dehydratase, which gives rise to MGAPARIPLIPLYSGRQIREAEAPLLEAGHRETLMRRAAYGLAQVVLERLRSVRGSVYGAKVTGLIGSGNNGGDGLYALAMLRRRGVETHAVLMRDRAHEAGLATFLAAGGKLVDVVDTGTDALIDAIIGTGSRVGFEMPHIPGLGEVLADESTQVIACDIPSGVDVETGAVAGDVIDADMTVTFGGIKSGLALGEGSHAAGQIRAVDIGLGEHLPTPARWLVGDERLRATTPDAPDAPEPLSRPRVSPRDHKYSRGVLHVIAGSVQYPGAAQLTATAAVTSGVGMVTLQAPEEVRERLSIMMPEVVTTSGKSAAVLERASATAIGPGISRDVFQIAAMGRAVEWAGKEHPCVIDASALANLDEEYFADEDLGPNVLLTPHAGELRRVMVNTGHEELVEVLDRDPASAVEQLASRLNVTVLLKGPSTVIAAPGGPTVVHRVHAPGLATAGSGDVLTGIIGALAAVDPTAPMWRTAALGVRLHAEAAKRLDPYACGAFGAGELLSAVGPTR
- a CDS encoding holo-ACP synthase; this translates as MIVGIGVDVVLVTRFTQQLKKAPALRERLFVPAERPLTVRSLAARFAAKEAVAKALGAPAGMNWQDCQVVLDSRGAPQVEVTGTVAEVARARGVVRWHLSLSHDGDVATAMVVAEGKG
- the alr gene encoding alanine racemase, translating into MSTPGTHGRVPAPLRGLPDGFERAAIIDPAAIRHNVETIASYVSPAKLMVAVKADGYGHGAVTAARAAVEAGADWIGVAHVTEALALREAGIEVPVLAWLHTSQTDFAEAITQNIDIGISGWELEEVAAAASALQTPAHVHLKIDTGLGRNGCTVAEWPELVARAAEHQDRGLLSVVGIFTHLAVADEPDRRETDEQLEVYQAALKVAEEAGLSVSLRHVANTPAAFSRPDAHFDMVRVGVGVYGQSPFADRTAEDLGLRPAMELRTRVANVKRVPSGQGISYGLTHRVDRPTALALIPLGYGDGVPRIAVHAPVQISGRTYQSVGRVAMDQFVVDLGDPDTEVQVGDEVVLFGGDSGISAADWGRAAQTINYEIITRIGGRVPRLVADSSGPASAAEPGQAKAGRTADAVVGLPGAGSLEEDSP
- the coaA gene encoding type I pantothenate kinase; the encoded protein is MAADSSDHYSPFVELDRRAWSRLADTIEQPLNQEDVDRLRGIGEHLSLDEVAQIYLPLSRLLSIYVESAAHLRAATNDFLGGNARRTPFVIGVAGSVAVGKSTTARVLQEMLRRWPSTPRVELVTTDGFLYPNAELRRRGLMERKGFPEAYDRRKLLRMVSEVKSGKPEVRAPWYSHLYYDIVPDREVVIRRPDVLIVEGLNVLQPARVRADGTTGLALSDFFDFSIYVDAKPRHIEQWYVDRFMRWRTGAFANPESFFHQYSFLSDEEAVQRATDIWHRINGPNLRENIQPTRSRARLVMSKDSDHSVSRVLLRKV
- the tsaE gene encoding tRNA (adenosine(37)-N6)-threonylcarbamoyltransferase complex ATPase subunit type 1 TsaE, producing the protein MSGAAPGGADGVPAPVPGEAWTRRLELQDLDDTAALGRVLAKSLRAGDLLILTGGLGAGKTTFTQSLAAGLGVEGQISSPTFVLSRIHRGAGPADVDLVHVDAYRTDAAGFEDLDIAATLRESVTVVEWGRNLAEPALVSESGSWLDLELVTPESEGSGEGDAEIITDFSETEEDVRGAARHAVVRGYGPRWSTPPDLRR
- a CDS encoding D-alanyl-D-alanine carboxypeptidase family protein, with product MSPSSPTSPPSARQPTGSTAGSGRRRRPSAAVIRRRRLLVVALLLVLLAGLGWGGARLVDTFSGADREPASEQAAEQTAEQGAEQDTDDGESEAAPATDADADTDTGADTGADADTDASGGSEPSTRRTDTQSPEEYYPRVSDASFDPDSIHVLVNRLNPLEPLDYQPDDLVTPEVRSVRDGMLLREEPSEALVELFEASDAEGLLLTLTSAYRSHGYQQTLYDARAAEMGVEGADEYTARPGHSEHQTGLAADVIAYDNASCGLGACFGDTAEGIWLAENAHRFGFIIRYQEGSEDITGYAYEPWHLRYVGVETAEAVHEEAVTLEEFWDEPPAPEYPSDEAED
- the glmS gene encoding glutamine--fructose-6-phosphate transaminase (isomerizing); this translates as MCGIVGYIGLPEKTAGHNALDVLLEGLRRLEYRGYDSAGVATIAGGAVEARKKAGKLANLVTEIETAPLTPATLGIGHTRWATHGGPTDQNAHPHLGDEGRLAVIHNGIIENFAELKERLLADGCTFDSQTDTEVAAQLIGRHFAGDAAGDLTEAMRLACQELDGAFTLLAVHADQPDRVVAARRNSPLVVGLGEGENFLGSDVSGFIDFTRDAVELEQDQIVTITSDAVAIIGFDGTPAEGKRFRVDWDAAAAEKGGYDTFMEKEINEQPKAVEDTLLGRTDAEGRLTLDELRIDPQELKDVQKIIVLACGTAAYAGTVAKYAIEHWCRIPVEVELAHEFRYRDPIIDETTLVVSISQSGETMDTLMAVRYAKEQGARTLSICNTNGATIPRESDAVLYLHAGPEIAVASTKAFLAMIAAAYLLGLYLAQLRGQLFQGQISDILADLHKIPGKIQTILDGSEQIKQLARDMKDTPSVLFLGRHVGYPVAMEGALKLKELAYIHAEGFAAGELKHGPIALIDEGQPVFVVVPSPRGRDSLHSKVVSNIQEVRARGAKTITVAEEGDDSVRQFSESVFRVPETQPLLMPLLTTVPLQIFACALASEKGFDVDQPRNLAKSVTVE